A genome region from Babesia bigemina genome assembly Bbig001, chromosome : I includes the following:
- a CDS encoding Pep3/Vps18/deep orange family protein, putative, which produces MPVKVYAEPRGFKAVNQRQVSSLTVSNKSVWFGLQDGRILRYTCPSSSTQDSRSTHTSAECVTLRPKAQGAASEVQRLFVDTKSFHCIACLASGHHWYSNFQSPDLVSLTSLNGCFVRSACFTEATSEDFTGSFLLGTQRGSLLEGRINYRQASFAFRTQYKLPDGEPVLDIGIIPVVYRGGRCHVLVASSTRCLYEFFGGTSFDDTFSKYSKTGANALRYEVPLAGPIGDIIVSERSDGSHDLFWANATGIVFVNVPYRVADDASSCLKFPPSVITYIMTPQHPLSSLQETKLRHVRTFLRRPAIQVPRSVVVVRDSLLLLYDDTIGVVNTIVGKQVGTLPLPHGAFGKVHWLLRDRLTGEVWLHATEGMFEVSVSAESEDAWKHYLFKGDIANALSSCKTSGQRDNVLLKSAYDLYERGKYLESARMYGQVEASYPNFENICLNFLKKHQEEAVVEYITMKLQQRNWYRYNPRFIILTVWIIEMLGYRYRDVFLTLQASRGVSGIDTGALATRCEEYRRKLFSTIGSLAHIDELAPSINFLLQTVMGCGDECVDFARIRRDSSNVVYYMINSGNVEGALRELIKMPPSDKRDALVLRFAPLMFMDAPALFEQASFSKLDPVILLPIALLPLMMRNERYLRHSLGMVERLLFSNETAHEESKRSLLWCCYILLLANLETEEPLLEVLNKNLVDFRHIDLAIALRYLKVKSSTDSRWSVPFIVLQSLCGMNEDALEMALSQNNMELAKQCAMRPSDEFTRCRLWRYILLQSSRNGEASLGSIIDTSNGLLQVHDLLHLLPEDTKLGDLSSIISRSVAEYESDLEERRQEVDHLCACIAETKSEIEMASRRCVSLPVDRNCMSCSHPLHTGHFIVFPCAHAFHRSCVATTLRSLLSGADLLELKRLHREFERRVDERSVSAYNEYLSRACVICGYPAALLASKPFIASVNAVQEDLWAIN; this is translated from the exons ATGCCTGTTAAGGTTTATGCGGAGCCACGGGGCTTCAAAGCTGTAAATCAACGCCAAGTCAGCTCCCTCACCGTCTCTAATAAGTCGGTGTGGTTTGGTCTGCAGGATGGTCGGATTCTGCGCTACACCTGCCCATCAAGTTCAACTCAGGATTCCAGATCAACCCATACGTCGGCTGAATGTGTGACTTTGCGCCCCAAGGCACAAG GGGCTGCTTCTGAGGTGCAACGACTGTTCGTAGACACGAAATCCTTCCACTGTATCGCATGCCTCGCATCCGGACACCACTGGTACTCCAACTTTCAAAGCCCTGACCTGGTATCGCTAACAAGTTTAAACGGGTGCTTCGTGCGCTCTGCTTGTTTCACGGAGGCGACAAGTGAGGACTTCACTGGATCGTTCCTACTAGGCACCCAGCGCGGCAGCCTGCTTGAGGGGCGCATTAACTACCGCCAAGCGAGCTTTGCCTTTCGCACGCAGTATAAGTTACCGGATGGGGAGCCAGTACTCGACATAGGCATTATTCCCGTGGTGTATCGCGGCGGACGCTGTCATGTGTTGGTGGCTTCGTCCACACGTTGCCTCTACGAGTTCTTTGGAGGCACGTCGTTCGATGACACCTTTTCGAAGTACTCGAAGACGGGTGCCAATGCGTTGCGATACGAGGTGCCGCTGGCTGGACCAATCGGGGATATCATCGTCTCCGAGCGTAGTGACGGGAGCCACGACTTATTCTGGGCGAATGCTACGGGGATAGTATTCGTGAACGTCCCGTATCGTGTGGCAGACGACGCTTCAAGTTGTTTGAAGTTCCCGCCCAGCGTGATAACCTATATTATGACGCCACAACATCCTCTTTCATCACTGCAAGAGACCAAGTTGCGACATGTGAGGACCTTCTTGCGCCGCCCCGCCATCCAGGTGCCTAGAAGCGTTGTGGTGGTCCGTGATTCGCTGCTCCTTCTATACGACGACACCATAGGCGTGGTGAACACCATAGTCGGTAAACAAGTTGGCACGCTGCCATTACCTCACGGCGCATTTGGCAAGGTGCACTGGCTGTTGCGCGACCGTTTGACGGGTGAAGTGTGGCTCCATGCCACCGAAGGCATGTTCGAGGTCAGTGTCAGCGCGGAGTCCGAAGATGCGTGGAAGCACTATTTGTTCAAGGGTGACATCGCCAACGCCCTTTCCAGCTGTAAGACCTCAGGGCAACGCGACAACGTACTACTTAAAAGCGCTTATGACTTGTACGAACGTGGGAAATACCTTGAGTCGGCGCGTATGTATGGACAGGTGGAGGCTAGCTACCCTAACTTTGAGAACATTTGTCTCAACTTTCTAAAAAAGCACCAGGAGGAAGCGGTTGTGGAGTACATCACCATGAaactgcagcagcgcaatTGGTACCGGTACAATCCGCGTTTCATCATCCTCACAGTATGGATTATCGAAATGCTCGGGTACCGTTACCGGGACGTCTTCCTCACCCTGCAGGCGAGCCGCGGCGTGTCGGGCATTGACACTGGTGCCCTGGCAACTCGGTGTGAGGAGTACCGGCGAAAGCTGTTTTCCACCATAGGGTCGCTGGCGCACATTGATGAGCTGGCACCCTCGATCAACTTTCTGCTGCAGACCGTTATGGGCTGCGGGGACGAGTGTGTGGATTTCGCCCGTATCCGCCGCGATTCGTCAAACGTGGTCTACTACATGATTAACAGTGGCAACGTTGAAGGGGCATTGAGGGAGCTCATTAAGATGCCTCCCAGCGATAAGCGAGACGCTTTGGTGCTGAGGTTTGCCCCGCTGATGTTCATGGACGCCCCAGCGTTGTTTGAGCAGGCCTCGTTCAGCAAGCTGGACCCGGTGATACTGCTCCCCATTGCCCTTTTGCCGCTGATGATGCGAAATGAGCGTTACCTGCGCCACTCCTTGGGCATGGTGGAACGGCTGCTTTTTTCCAACGAAACTGCGCACGAGGAGTCGAAGCGTTCGCTGCTGTGGTGCTGCTACATCCTTCTTTTAGCTAACTTGGAGACTGAGGAGCCCTTGTTGGAAGTACTCAACAAGAATCTGGTAGATTTCCGCCACATTGACCTCGCTATAGCACTTCGCTATCTAAAGGTCAAATCGTCAACGGACAGCCGGTGGTCTGTGCCCTTTATTGTCTTGCAAAGTTTATGCGGCATGAACGAGGATGCGCTGGAAATGGCGCTTTCCCAGAACAATATGGAATTGGCGAAACAGTGCGCAATGAGGCCGTCAGACGAATTTACCCGTTGCCGTCTCTGGCGCTACATTCTGCTCCAGTCTTCCCGCAATGGCGAGGCATCTTTGGGCTCCATCATTGACACGTCAAACGGACTGCTACAAGTGCACGACCTTTTGCACCTGCTCCCAGAAGACACGAAATTGGGCGACCTGAGCAGCATCATCTCGAGGTCTGTGGCCGAGTATGAATCCGACCTGGAGGAGCGTCGCCAGGAGGTTGACCACCTCTGCGCATGCATCGCCGAGACCAAGTCGGAAATTGAGATGGCTTCTCGCCGCTGCGTTAGCCTGCCCGTGGACAGAAACTGCATGTCATGCTCTCACCCACTGCATACAGGTCATTTCATCGTATTTCCCTGCGCGCACGCATTTCATCGTTCCTGCGTGGCTACAACGCTTCGCAGTTTGCTGAGCGGAGCTGATCTGTTAGAGCTAAAACGCCTGCACAGGGAATTCGAAAGGCGAGTGGATGAGCGTAGCGTATCGGCATACAACGAGTACCTGTCGAGGGCATGTGTGATTTGCGGCTACCCCGCTGCACTCTTGGCCTCGAAGCCTTTCATTGCCAGCGTGAACGCGGTCCAGGAAGATTTGTGGGCAATAAATTAG